The following proteins are co-located in the Nocardia bhagyanarayanae genome:
- a CDS encoding DUF3097 domain-containing protein: MGTRDRYGDIFAGHERTKKRAVPKVTAERDLVVEDAASGFCGAVVGFDRSYDGDFVKLEDARGAVRLFAMREAAFLIDGEPVTLVRPAVAAPKQPTRSASGSTRVAGLRARVAKASRIWVEGVHDAALVERVWGHDLRVEGVVVEHLEGLDNLAARLAEFEPGPGRRVGVLVDHLVTGSKETQLTTGLGPHVLVTGHPFIDVWQAVRPATLRIDAWPEVPRGEDWKTGVCRRLGWGTPQDGWRRVYDAVESFRDLEAPLIGAVERLIDFVTEPE, from the coding sequence GTGGGTACGCGCGACAGGTATGGCGACATCTTCGCCGGACACGAGAGAACCAAGAAGCGGGCGGTGCCGAAGGTGACCGCCGAACGCGACCTCGTGGTGGAGGACGCGGCCAGCGGATTCTGCGGCGCCGTGGTCGGATTCGATCGCAGCTACGACGGCGATTTCGTGAAGCTGGAGGACGCGCGCGGTGCGGTGCGGCTGTTCGCGATGCGGGAGGCGGCCTTCCTGATCGACGGCGAGCCGGTCACCCTGGTGCGCCCAGCCGTCGCCGCGCCGAAGCAGCCGACCAGGTCCGCGTCCGGCTCCACCCGGGTGGCGGGCTTGCGCGCTCGAGTCGCCAAGGCCAGCCGGATCTGGGTGGAGGGTGTGCACGACGCCGCCTTGGTCGAGCGGGTGTGGGGCCACGATCTGCGGGTCGAGGGCGTGGTGGTCGAGCACCTGGAAGGGCTGGACAATCTGGCCGCGCGGCTGGCCGAGTTCGAGCCCGGTCCCGGCCGCCGGGTCGGCGTGCTCGTCGACCACCTGGTCACCGGCTCCAAGGAAACCCAGCTCACCACCGGTCTCGGCCCGCACGTGCTGGTGACCGGGCACCCGTTCATCGATGTATGGCAGGCCGTGCGGCCCGCGACGCTGCGCATCGACGCCTGGCCCGAGGTGCCGCGCGGGGAGGATTGGAAGACCGGTGTCTGCCGGCGTCTCGGCTGGGGCACCCCGCAGGACGGGTGGCGGCGGGTCTACGACGCGGTCGAGTCCTTCCGCGATCTGGAGGCGCCGCTCATCGGCGCGGTCGAACGCCTGATCGACTTCGTCACCGAACCGGAGTAG
- a CDS encoding NfeD family protein: MAAIAWLVAGILLAAAEMLTGDLTLLMIGIAALGTAGVSAAADTSLVIDAVVFAVITAVLMLGVRPMLRRKFGTPPPIPTNVDALPGKSALVLEEVAAHSGRVKLGGEVWTARPMNPDEVYEPGATVYVMKIDGATAVVWKGP, encoded by the coding sequence GTGGCCGCAATAGCTTGGCTGGTCGCGGGCATCCTGCTCGCGGCCGCAGAGATGCTCACCGGGGACCTCACGCTGCTGATGATCGGCATCGCGGCCCTCGGGACGGCGGGGGTGAGCGCGGCGGCGGACACCTCCCTGGTGATCGACGCGGTGGTCTTCGCGGTGATCACCGCGGTGCTCATGCTCGGGGTGCGGCCGATGCTGCGCCGCAAGTTCGGTACGCCGCCGCCGATTCCGACGAATGTCGATGCGCTGCCGGGGAAGTCGGCCCTGGTGCTGGAGGAAGTCGCCGCCCATTCCGGCCGGGTGAAGCTGGGCGGCGAGGTGTGGACCGCGCGGCCGATGAACCCGGACGAGGTGTACGAGCCGGGCGCGACCGTGTACGTCATGAAGATCGACGGCGCGACGGCCGTCGTCTGGAAGGGGCCGTAA
- a CDS encoding SPFH domain-containing protein, whose translation MAVLIVAAVLVLLVVVVVFKSIALVPQAEAAVIERLGRYSRTVSGQLTFLVPFADRIRAKVDLRERVVSFPPQPVITQDNLTLQIDSVVYFQVTSPQSAVYEISNYIAAVEQLTVTTLRNVVGGMTLEETLTSRDQINNQLRGVLDEATGRWGLRVARVELKAIDPPPSIQESMEKQMKADREKRAMILTAEGTRESQIKTAEGAKQAQILAAEGAKQSAILGAEGERQSRILRAQGERAAAYLQAQGQAKAIEKVFAAIKSGKPTPELLAYQYMQTLPMVARGDANKVWLVPSDFGKALEGFAKSFGSQGEDGVFRYEPPADDSAPVKVEDDSDVADWFDTASDPTIERAVRAAEATARQPVEGLMPTPPQRSPEPSPHQQVVSPTESAPAQQEPPQPLAYRPDDPHGRPWQPPENYRQ comes from the coding sequence ATGGCTGTATTGATCGTCGCCGCCGTGCTCGTCCTCTTGGTCGTGGTGGTGGTGTTCAAATCGATCGCGCTGGTGCCGCAGGCGGAGGCGGCGGTCATCGAACGGCTCGGCAGGTACTCGCGGACGGTGTCCGGCCAGCTGACGTTCCTGGTGCCGTTCGCCGACCGGATCCGGGCCAAGGTGGACCTGCGCGAGCGGGTGGTGTCCTTTCCACCGCAGCCGGTGATCACCCAGGACAACCTGACGTTGCAGATCGACTCGGTGGTGTATTTCCAGGTCACGAGCCCGCAGTCCGCGGTCTACGAGATCAGCAACTACATCGCCGCGGTCGAGCAGCTCACCGTCACCACGCTGCGCAACGTGGTCGGCGGCATGACGCTGGAGGAGACGCTGACCTCCCGCGACCAGATCAACAACCAGCTGCGCGGTGTGCTCGACGAGGCCACCGGACGCTGGGGCCTGCGCGTGGCGCGCGTCGAGCTCAAGGCCATCGATCCGCCGCCGTCGATCCAGGAGTCGATGGAGAAGCAGATGAAGGCCGACCGCGAGAAGCGCGCGATGATCCTCACCGCGGAAGGCACCCGGGAGTCGCAGATCAAGACGGCCGAGGGCGCCAAGCAGGCGCAGATCCTTGCCGCCGAGGGCGCCAAGCAGTCCGCCATCCTCGGCGCGGAAGGTGAACGGCAGAGCCGCATTCTGCGTGCCCAAGGTGAGCGCGCCGCCGCCTACCTGCAAGCCCAGGGCCAGGCGAAGGCCATCGAAAAGGTCTTCGCCGCAATCAAATCCGGCAAGCCGACGCCGGAACTGCTTGCCTACCAGTACATGCAGACGCTGCCGATGGTGGCCCGCGGCGACGCGAACAAGGTGTGGCTGGTGCCGAGCGATTTCGGCAAGGCGCTGGAAGGCTTCGCCAAGAGCTTCGGCTCGCAGGGCGAGGACGGCGTCTTCCGCTACGAGCCGCCCGCCGACGACTCGGCGCCGGTCAAGGTCGAGGACGATTCCGATGTCGCCGACTGGTTCGACACCGCCTCGGATCCGACCATCGAACGCGCCGTTCGCGCGGCGGAGGCCACCGCACGCCAGCCGGTCGAGGGCCTGATGCCCACCCCGCCGCAGCGTTCGCCCGAGCCCTCGCCGCACCAGCAGGTCGTTTCGCCGACCGAGTCCGCTCCTGCGCAACAGGAGCCGCCGCAACCCCTGGCCTACCGCCCGGACGACCCGCACGGCCGCCCGTGGCAGCCGCCGGAGAACTACCGGCAGTAG
- a CDS encoding ABC transporter substrate-binding protein — MRARVGTDIRENMLTRRALLRAASIAPLAGCGTGVLGTPGAVRIAVSWSGSELAAFRAVLDALDLSGSVDVIPLGDEIETALTGGRSAPELVMLPQAGRVRELAEGGALRDVPESLWLDELEKPCYPGVWAELLYHDERPYGVPFKAADKSMVWFDRQSALESGVGTPALWTLDFWLDRIEFLAGTDRRLLALAAADGWALTDLFENLLYAQDPETYAALAAGGESASWEKDAVRAALHLLGSWAANPAAFAGGVGTALTMQFSDAVREVFQRRRAVMVVAPDFAEPIVRKAVAESGRNPAEVVGVMDFPGLAPAGPRPRIVGGDVLVLTPSADDRAERVLAALAAPAAPLPWINRFHGFLAPNEQTDAAYSPFLRPSAERLRDSAVFGPRDEVVFDLSDQIGALGGRNGLWRILTEFLIAVDGDRSGIGPAVNDAVLALARW, encoded by the coding sequence GTGCGTGCTCGTGTGGGGACGGACATCCGGGAGAACATGCTGACGCGGAGGGCGCTGCTGCGGGCGGCGTCGATCGCACCGCTGGCGGGCTGCGGCACGGGTGTGCTCGGCACGCCGGGCGCGGTGCGAATCGCCGTGTCCTGGAGCGGTTCCGAGCTAGCCGCGTTCCGCGCGGTGCTCGACGCGCTGGACCTGTCCGGTTCGGTCGACGTGATCCCGCTCGGCGACGAGATCGAGACGGCGTTGACCGGCGGACGGTCCGCGCCGGAACTGGTCATGCTGCCGCAGGCCGGTCGGGTGCGCGAGCTGGCCGAGGGCGGCGCGCTGCGCGACGTTCCCGAATCGCTGTGGCTCGACGAGCTGGAGAAGCCTTGCTACCCGGGTGTCTGGGCGGAACTGCTCTACCACGACGAACGCCCGTACGGTGTGCCGTTCAAGGCGGCCGACAAGTCGATGGTGTGGTTCGACCGGCAATCGGCGCTCGAGTCCGGGGTCGGGACCCCCGCGCTGTGGACGCTGGACTTCTGGCTCGACCGCATCGAGTTCCTCGCCGGAACGGACCGGCGGCTGCTGGCGCTGGCCGCGGCGGACGGGTGGGCGCTGACCGACCTGTTCGAGAATCTGCTCTACGCGCAGGACCCGGAAACCTACGCGGCGCTTGCCGCCGGCGGGGAGTCGGCGAGCTGGGAGAAGGACGCGGTGCGTGCCGCCCTGCACCTGCTCGGCTCGTGGGCGGCGAACCCCGCCGCTTTCGCCGGCGGGGTCGGCACCGCCCTGACCATGCAGTTCTCCGACGCGGTGCGGGAGGTGTTCCAGCGAAGGCGGGCGGTGATGGTGGTCGCGCCCGATTTCGCCGAGCCCATCGTGCGCAAGGCCGTCGCCGAATCGGGACGCAACCCCGCCGAGGTCGTCGGCGTGATGGACTTTCCCGGTCTCGCGCCCGCGGGCCCGCGCCCGCGCATCGTCGGCGGCGACGTCCTGGTGCTCACTCCGTCGGCGGACGACCGCGCGGAGCGGGTGCTCGCCGCGCTGGCCGCCCCCGCGGCGCCGCTGCCGTGGATCAACCGGTTCCACGGGTTCCTCGCGCCGAACGAGCAGACCGACGCCGCCTATTCGCCGTTCCTGCGTCCGTCGGCCGAACGACTGCGCGACTCAGCGGTTTTCGGTCCGCGCGACGAGGTGGTGTTCGACCTGTCGGACCAGATCGGAGCGCTCGGCGGGCGAAACGGGTTGTGGCGGATACTCACCGAGTTCCTGATCGCCGTCGACGGTGACCGGTCCGGCATCGGTCCCGCCGTGAACGACGCGGTCCTGGCCTTGGCGCGGTGGTGA